In one window of Microtus ochrogaster isolate Prairie Vole_2 unplaced genomic scaffold, MicOch1.0 UNK56, whole genome shotgun sequence DNA:
- the LOC101990215 gene encoding olfactory receptor 10V1-like yields the protein MEEGNQTGMVLFHFRPFSRLPEVQMLIFVVFLMMYLVSIGGNMSIVLTTWTNRCLHTPMYFFLANLASLEIFYSSTIAPLTLASVLSAERTVVSLAGCGAQMFFFIFLGSADCILLAVMAYDRFVAICHPLRYTLIMSWHLCVQLALGSLLLGFILAMQLTVLIFRLPFCSSKEISLFYCDVLPVMRLACADTHVHEAILFVVSVIVLTIPFLLITLSYVFIVDAILKIRSAEGRRKAFSTCSSHLTVVLLQYGCGSLIYLCPSSSYSPERGQVVSVVYTFITPVLNPLIYSMRNRELKDALSRVIMKLLLVQTQETF from the coding sequence atggaagaaggaaatcaGACTGGGATGGTCCTCTTCCACTTCCGCCCCTTCTCCAGACTCCCCGAGGTGCAGATGCTGATCTTTGTGGTCTTCCTCATGATGTACCTGGTCAGCATCGGAGGAAACATGTCCATCGTCCTCACCACCTGGACCAATCGGTGTCTCCACACCCCTATGTACTTCTTCCTGGCAAACCTGGCTAGCCTGGAGATCTTCTATTCTTCTACCATAGCTCCGCTAACTCTGGCCAGCGTCCTGTCTGCAGAGAGAACTGTGGTCTCCCTGGCAGGCTGTGGTGCCCAGatgttcttcttcatcttcctgggCAGTGCTGACTGCATCCTGCTGGCTGTCATGGCCTATGACCGGTTTGTGGCCATCTGTCACCCTCTGCGCTACACCCTCATCATGAGCTGGCACCTGTgtgtccagctggccctggggtcCCTGTTGCTGGGGTTCATCTTGGCCATGCAGTTGACCGTGCTCATCTTCCGGCTGCCTTTCTGCAGCAGTAAGGAAATCAGCCTGTTCTACTGTGATGTCCTCCCTGTCATGAGACTGGCCTGTGCAGACACCCATGTCCACGAGGCCATCCTGTTTGTGGTCAGTGTCATCGTCCTGACCATCCCTTTCCTCCTCATCACTCTGTCCTATGTCTTCATTGTAGATGCCATCCTGAAGATCCGTTCTGCCGAGGGGAGGCGCAAAGCCTTCTCTACCTGTTCCTCCCACCTGACTGTGGTCCTCCTGCAGTACGGATGTGGAAGCCTCATCTACTTGTGTCCCAGCTCCAGTTACTCTCCTGAGCGGGGCCAGGTAGTATCTGTGGTTTACACATTCATCACCCCTGTGCTGAACCCCTTGAtctacagcatgaggaacagaGAACTCAAGGATGCTTTGAGTAGAGTGATAATGAAATTGCTTTTGGTCCAAACACAAGAAACATTCTAA